A genome region from Thermococcus onnurineus NA1 includes the following:
- a CDS encoding alpha-amylase family glycosyl hydrolase, producing MKRALVLVFILLLILPSVEAYSVPERGVIYQVMVDRFYDGNQSNNEPFYDPMHTNYRLYWGGDLEGLIEKLDYIQSLGVSMIWLSPLNDNINRMAGGSAPYHGYWTHDYKRIEEHFGDWKTFKRLVEDAEKRGICIIVDYVPNHSNPATDGELGSLYDNGTLVTNYYYDAKNATVNPYTGSKELIYHHNGDIGDWFGFQLKYANLFGLADFNQLNPWVDSYLKDGARLFVEAGACGFRIDAVKHMDLGWLESFYLDLYSSSERPLFIYGEYYSLSPQKTDDMYYFYLYSNVSPLLGIPIRNDIVRTFAYGGSMKDLARELEDYYSLFVYPNKQVNFLDSHDLVRFLNENHRLDRYHMALALTMTLPGIPVIYYGDESYLVSKDGKGDPYNRPMMVFNNTTEAARIIRTLAELRKTNDALAFGDFRTLYADYNVWAFERAFGAHRLLVVMNKGPDKNLTLSLDWSDGRYVDALHGAEMVVENGRASVTLPRNSIYIFHVEGEQKEPLIGSLTPYTAQPGQRVLVAGAGFGNDGEVFIGGEKAKVLSWEDDQILVEVPEVETEDSWISVYVETSYGKSNTVKLHYYSSGDVPSLIVVNGSNLTGSLWIKGSLPELAEPRPLIKSSTGYYFTVVPLPNGTIFSVELYRGLPWDELEPLNITLYGRTNSTVLLSTELTEIPTERLTTTSPEMPGKSPDWIPYVALVTIGALLLLLAFRKGRL from the coding sequence ATGAAGCGAGCACTCGTGCTGGTTTTCATACTCCTTCTCATCCTGCCCTCAGTGGAGGCGTACAGCGTCCCCGAGCGCGGGGTCATCTATCAGGTCATGGTGGACAGGTTCTACGACGGTAACCAGAGCAACAACGAACCCTTCTACGATCCAATGCACACCAACTACCGCCTCTACTGGGGCGGCGATCTGGAGGGTCTTATAGAGAAGCTCGACTACATCCAGAGCCTCGGTGTCTCGATGATATGGCTCTCGCCCCTGAACGACAACATCAACAGGATGGCCGGTGGAAGCGCTCCCTACCATGGCTACTGGACGCACGACTATAAACGCATAGAGGAGCACTTCGGTGACTGGAAAACCTTCAAGAGGCTCGTTGAAGATGCAGAAAAGAGGGGAATCTGCATCATCGTTGACTACGTTCCCAATCATTCGAACCCTGCGACGGACGGTGAACTCGGCTCGCTCTACGACAACGGAACGCTCGTGACGAACTACTATTACGACGCCAAAAATGCAACGGTGAACCCCTACACCGGCAGTAAGGAGTTAATATATCACCACAATGGGGACATAGGCGACTGGTTTGGCTTTCAGCTCAAATACGCTAACCTCTTTGGCTTAGCCGACTTCAATCAGCTCAACCCCTGGGTGGATTCATACCTGAAGGACGGTGCGAGGCTCTTCGTCGAGGCCGGCGCCTGCGGCTTCAGGATCGACGCAGTAAAGCATATGGATCTGGGATGGCTGGAGAGCTTCTACCTGGACCTCTACTCGAGCTCTGAAAGGCCGCTCTTCATCTACGGTGAGTACTACTCCCTCAGCCCCCAGAAAACCGACGATATGTACTACTTCTACCTCTACTCGAACGTCTCCCCCTTGCTCGGTATACCGATAAGGAACGACATCGTGAGAACCTTCGCCTACGGAGGAAGCATGAAGGATCTCGCGAGGGAGCTCGAGGATTATTATTCACTCTTTGTTTATCCCAACAAACAGGTAAACTTCCTCGACAGCCACGACCTCGTTCGCTTCCTCAACGAGAACCATCGTCTGGATCGCTACCACATGGCGCTAGCACTGACAATGACTCTTCCTGGCATTCCGGTTATCTACTACGGCGACGAGAGCTATCTGGTTAGCAAGGACGGAAAGGGCGACCCCTACAACAGGCCCATGATGGTCTTCAACAACACAACGGAGGCGGCGCGGATAATCAGAACCCTTGCGGAGCTGAGGAAGACCAACGACGCTTTAGCCTTCGGCGACTTCAGAACCCTCTACGCTGACTACAACGTCTGGGCATTTGAGAGAGCCTTCGGGGCTCATAGACTCCTTGTGGTCATGAACAAGGGCCCGGACAAAAACCTCACGCTTTCGCTCGACTGGAGCGATGGGAGATACGTCGATGCCCTCCACGGGGCCGAAATGGTGGTTGAAAATGGTAGAGCAAGCGTGACACTCCCGCGCAATTCCATCTACATCTTCCACGTGGAGGGCGAGCAGAAAGAACCTCTCATAGGCTCGCTCACGCCTTACACGGCTCAACCGGGCCAGAGGGTTCTCGTAGCCGGAGCGGGCTTTGGAAACGATGGAGAGGTATTCATCGGCGGCGAGAAGGCGAAGGTGCTCTCGTGGGAGGACGACCAGATACTCGTTGAGGTCCCTGAGGTGGAAACTGAGGACTCGTGGATTTCCGTCTACGTTGAGACGAGTTACGGAAAGAGTAACACCGTAAAGCTGCACTACTATTCCAGCGGGGACGTCCCTTCACTGATAGTCGTCAATGGCAGCAACCTGACGGGCTCCCTTTGGATTAAAGGAAGCCTTCCGGAGTTGGCCGAGCCGAGGCCGCTGATAAAGTCGAGCACGGGCTACTACTTTACAGTCGTGCCGCTCCCCAACGGGACGATTTTCTCGGTCGAGCTCTACAGGGGTCTGCCATGGGATGAACTTGAGCCGCTCAACATCACCCTCTACGGGAGGACAAACTCAACGGTTCTCCTTAGCACGGAACTCACAGAAATTCCGACGGAAAGATTGACCACAACGTCCCCAGAAATGCCGGGCAAATCCCCGGACTGGATCCCCTACGTGGCCCTTGTGACAATTGGGGCACTCCTGCTCCTGTTGGCCTTTAGAAAGGGCAGGCTTTGA
- a CDS encoding DUF257 family protein, with product MLGGTSMVGHGIDSILFKLRPGETVLVEYSSVSSPELLLYLMCRRCMERGRPILIDDISDTFAEYVVRLDLMGLNTDDLLKVPVIKIGGNREVGNVLGKVGVDKYSLDFKYYEKIYEKVVPKEVICNPVLGIYKLFVALERQEVIRLVRNISMFVGKKSRFALYFINRDVMEKKVPELLDLLEETASTVLQWNADKGKYRLRTLKAANDEIMGSNISLRFRDIAGI from the coding sequence ATGCTGGGTGGTACAAGCATGGTCGGTCATGGAATTGACTCGATACTCTTTAAACTCAGGCCAGGAGAGACCGTGCTGGTTGAATACAGTTCAGTGTCCTCACCCGAGCTTCTTTTGTATCTTATGTGCCGCAGGTGCATGGAAAGAGGTCGTCCTATTTTAATCGACGACATCTCTGACACCTTCGCTGAATACGTTGTTAGACTTGATCTTATGGGTCTGAATACTGACGATCTTCTGAAGGTTCCAGTAATAAAAATTGGTGGAAATCGCGAGGTAGGAAATGTTCTTGGAAAGGTTGGGGTTGATAAGTACTCCCTGGATTTCAAGTATTATGAAAAAATTTACGAGAAAGTCGTACCAAAAGAGGTCATTTGCAATCCCGTCTTAGGCATTTACAAGCTTTTCGTGGCCCTTGAAAGGCAGGAAGTTATAAGGCTCGTCCGTAATATCTCGATGTTTGTTGGGAAGAAGAGCCGCTTCGCGCTCTACTTCATTAACAGGGATGTCATGGAGAAGAAAGTACCTGAGCTCCTGGATCTCCTTGAGGAGACTGCCAGCACTGTGCTCCAATGGAACGCTGACAAGGGCAAGTACAGGCTCAGGACCCTCAAGGCTGCGAACGATGAGATAATGGGTTCCAACATCTCCCTGCGCTTCAGAGACATAGCCGGAATATGA
- a CDS encoding TldD/PmbA family protein, with protein MIERLIRILERENVEWEIYWERGRGGSFKIENEKLERSQRKFHSGIGLRVGYKGRLGFSYITGIGHDIETLENFVKRTIKLARVSEVPFRGFPSEKKPAKIRGLYDKRIDEIPFEDAHAMAQNFAERMIELKAGRGEYTLSGSLAFGVNFYGIANSNGIFLEDKSTGMSVSTYAVKKGTRTGSGSYYQSYRSLQPFEELERAIKLAIEEADMSWDAERFRPYEGELLLEPPAFRAIVGIFLENLFGDNVHYGRSRFVDLGKRVASEKLTITDDATIDNGIGSYPFDGEGNPGRKTVLVEEGFLRGFLLDETYGWLLGMESTGNAVRDFRTVPHIGTSNVVVEPGKESLEDFEGIVIKKVFGEHTANPISGDFSLTVELGYVVRDGKVEPFKDNMLVGNVFELLDSIRAVGKELIRRGSFYSPRVLAIGKII; from the coding sequence ATGATCGAGAGACTCATCAGAATCCTGGAGCGGGAAAACGTTGAGTGGGAGATTTACTGGGAGAGAGGTCGTGGCGGTTCCTTTAAGATAGAGAACGAGAAGCTCGAGCGCTCCCAGAGGAAGTTCCACTCAGGAATAGGTCTCAGGGTCGGTTATAAAGGCAGGCTTGGGTTTTCCTATATAACAGGCATCGGCCATGATATAGAGACCCTTGAGAACTTTGTGAAGAGAACGATAAAGCTCGCCAGGGTCAGTGAGGTTCCCTTCAGGGGCTTCCCGTCCGAGAAAAAGCCTGCCAAGATTAGGGGTCTATATGATAAGCGTATAGACGAGATACCTTTTGAGGACGCCCATGCCATGGCGCAAAACTTCGCCGAAAGAATGATCGAACTGAAAGCGGGGAGAGGAGAGTACACTCTCTCCGGCTCCTTAGCATTCGGAGTGAACTTCTATGGCATAGCGAACTCCAACGGAATTTTCCTGGAGGATAAAAGCACCGGAATGAGCGTGAGCACATACGCGGTTAAGAAGGGAACCAGAACCGGGAGCGGCTCATACTACCAGTCCTACCGCTCGCTCCAGCCGTTTGAAGAGCTGGAAAGGGCAATAAAACTGGCGATTGAGGAGGCGGATATGAGCTGGGATGCGGAAAGGTTTCGGCCGTACGAGGGCGAGCTTCTTCTCGAGCCCCCGGCTTTCAGGGCCATAGTGGGTATCTTTCTAGAGAACCTCTTCGGAGACAATGTCCACTACGGCCGCTCGCGCTTTGTTGATCTTGGGAAGAGAGTTGCCAGCGAGAAGCTGACGATAACTGACGATGCCACAATTGATAACGGGATTGGGAGCTATCCCTTTGATGGCGAGGGTAATCCGGGAAGGAAAACGGTGCTTGTTGAGGAAGGTTTCTTGAGGGGATTTCTCCTTGACGAAACCTATGGATGGCTTTTGGGCATGGAAAGCACAGGTAATGCAGTGAGGGACTTTAGAACCGTCCCCCACATAGGGACGAGCAACGTGGTGGTTGAGCCGGGAAAGGAAAGTCTGGAAGACTTTGAGGGAATTGTAATCAAGAAGGTCTTTGGCGAGCACACTGCAAACCCGATAAGCGGCGATTTTTCCCTGACGGTTGAGCTTGGATATGTAGTCAGAGATGGTAAGGTTGAGCCTTTCAAGGATAACATGCTCGTCGGCAACGTCTTTGAGTTACTGGACTCAATAAGGGCCGTTGGAAAAGAGCTCATCAGAAGAGGCTCCTTTTACTCGCCCAGGGTTCTAGCAATTGGCAAAATAATATGA
- a CDS encoding TldD/PmbA family protein gives MERLMRKAEELARRYGISYYEIRITKVTASHLTMQNSQLEELALNTEIGIGVRAFNGAWGFSSANDMSRAERAIETAMKIAKLSKGDSRIYLGDPVKDRAEIKVKQSFLDVDIEDKLSLVKEVDSLLKGDSISNRSVSYGDGLKEQLYFNSLGSEIETVVPRIRLSFSVTAKGNGEMQQYWRSFGGAAGWELVEGVDLTHWTAFVRRKAISLLSAKSPPSGEFDVIMDPELTGVFIHEALGHAAEADAIKTGESILTGRLGERIAVEELTVVDDPTLPGKFGSYIYDDEGIRAKRVEIIKNGVLLNYLNDRETAAVLGLEPNGHGRAQGYSYQPLVRMSNTYVEPRDWSFEEMLSEVKRGLYMIGDKGGEVDTANGTFTFGAKEGYIIENGEIKEQVRDVALSGKILDVLKNIRAIGSDLVVEFPGYCGKGQWVPVDDGGPHVLTRAVVGGLR, from the coding sequence ATGGAGAGATTGATGAGAAAAGCTGAGGAGCTGGCGAGACGTTACGGTATATCATATTATGAAATACGGATAACCAAGGTCACCGCTTCACACCTCACCATGCAGAACTCTCAGCTTGAGGAGCTTGCTCTTAACACCGAAATCGGTATAGGCGTAAGGGCCTTCAATGGGGCCTGGGGCTTCTCAAGCGCCAATGACATGAGCAGGGCGGAGAGGGCGATAGAAACGGCCATGAAGATAGCGAAGCTCTCGAAGGGTGACTCGAGGATATACCTTGGCGATCCCGTGAAGGACAGGGCGGAGATAAAGGTCAAGCAATCTTTTTTGGACGTCGACATCGAGGACAAGCTTTCTCTTGTCAAGGAGGTTGATTCACTCCTTAAAGGGGATTCCATTTCAAACAGGAGCGTTTCCTATGGGGACGGTCTAAAGGAACAGCTCTACTTCAACTCCCTCGGGAGCGAGATAGAGACGGTAGTTCCGAGGATAAGGCTGAGCTTTTCGGTCACGGCCAAAGGCAACGGTGAGATGCAGCAGTACTGGAGGAGCTTCGGGGGAGCAGCCGGCTGGGAGTTGGTTGAAGGGGTTGATCTGACTCACTGGACAGCCTTTGTGAGGAGGAAGGCCATCTCCCTGCTCAGCGCGAAGTCCCCTCCCTCCGGGGAGTTTGACGTGATAATGGATCCTGAGCTTACAGGCGTCTTCATCCACGAGGCTCTGGGTCATGCGGCCGAGGCAGATGCTATAAAGACGGGCGAGAGCATCCTGACGGGGAGGCTCGGTGAGAGAATAGCCGTGGAGGAGCTTACCGTCGTTGACGACCCAACTCTGCCCGGCAAGTTCGGCTCCTATATCTACGACGACGAGGGGATCAGGGCGAAGCGCGTGGAGATAATCAAGAACGGCGTTCTCCTCAACTACCTCAACGACAGAGAGACAGCGGCAGTTTTGGGCTTGGAGCCTAACGGTCACGGCAGGGCTCAGGGCTACAGCTACCAGCCCCTCGTGAGGATGTCCAACACCTACGTTGAACCCCGGGACTGGAGCTTTGAGGAGATGCTGAGCGAGGTTAAGCGTGGCCTCTACATGATAGGCGACAAGGGCGGTGAGGTTGATACCGCCAACGGGACGTTCACCTTTGGAGCTAAAGAGGGCTACATAATCGAGAACGGCGAGATAAAGGAGCAGGTTCGTGACGTCGCTCTATCCGGCAAGATACTTGACGTCCTGAAGAATATACGTGCCATAGGGAGCGACCTGGTCGTTGAGTTCCCCGGCTACTGCGGCAAGGGCCAGTGGGTTCCGGTTGACGATGGTGGGCCGCACGTTCTAACGAGGGCTGTTGTTGGGGGATTAAGATGA
- a CDS encoding winged helix-turn-helix transcriptional regulator — MERRNEILHRIQSKPGITFRELARELGVGIGDLQYHLYRLEKEGRIFSKKLGKRRYIFPRGFEKEYQKLVIAISTETRRKILLLLMEGPMGQSEIAKRLNLSQPTVSYHMGELVKLGIVEARREGKNVIYTLTYDPAIIARVIRDYRPSLWEKLADSLIDLLTSVGDEE; from the coding sequence ATGGAGAGGCGTAATGAAATCCTCCACCGCATCCAAAGCAAACCCGGGATAACCTTCAGAGAGCTGGCAAGAGAGCTGGGAGTAGGCATAGGCGACCTGCAATACCACCTCTACAGGCTGGAGAAGGAAGGCAGGATTTTTTCAAAAAAGCTCGGCAAGAGGCGCTACATCTTCCCCAGGGGCTTCGAGAAGGAGTACCAGAAGCTTGTCATAGCGATATCAACGGAAACGAGAAGGAAGATCCTGCTCCTCCTCATGGAGGGGCCCATGGGACAAAGCGAGATAGCAAAGCGCCTGAATCTCAGCCAGCCGACGGTGAGCTACCACATGGGAGAGCTGGTGAAGCTTGGAATAGTTGAGGCAAGACGAGAGGGAAAGAACGTGATATACACCCTCACCTACGACCCCGCGATAATAGCACGCGTAATAAGGGACTACCGCCCGAGCCTCTGGGAGAAGCTTGCCGACAGCCTGATAGACTTGCTCACAAGCGTGGGTGATGAGGAATGA
- a CDS encoding universal stress protein: MRILVLVDGSKWSQKAALHAISMAKKKKGKVTLFSVLDRREAKALAFNMGMLSQDLKNVQKFEEEIWREMKKSIRDIMTNLLELCHQEEVNCSFRIVEGNAKEKILEEANSGKYGLVVMGAYGRSGKTRIGSLLEEVVGSIEPPVMIVR; the protein is encoded by the coding sequence ATGAGGATACTCGTGCTCGTTGATGGCTCAAAGTGGAGTCAGAAGGCGGCGCTTCATGCTATCTCGATGGCCAAGAAAAAGAAGGGTAAGGTCACCCTCTTCTCGGTTCTCGACAGAAGGGAGGCGAAGGCCCTTGCTTTCAATATGGGCATGCTGAGCCAGGATTTGAAAAACGTCCAGAAGTTCGAGGAGGAGATCTGGAGGGAAATGAAGAAGAGCATAAGGGACATAATGACGAACCTCCTTGAGCTCTGCCACCAGGAAGAGGTAAATTGCTCATTCAGGATAGTAGAGGGGAACGCGAAGGAGAAAATCCTTGAGGAGGCGAACTCCGGGAAGTATGGCCTTGTTGTCATGGGGGCCTACGGAAGGAGCGGAAAGACGAGAATAGGAAGCCTGCTTGAGGAGGTCGTGGGCTCCATAGAGCCGCCCGTCATGATCGTCCGCTAA
- a CDS encoding ArsB/NhaD family transporter yields the protein MEQVIIAVAVFLFTYALIISERVHRTVAALFGASIVLFLGIVPWEMLPEYLDLGTLLLLIGMMIIVNTAKASGLFEFIAIKTAKFAKGSPMKVLIMFSFVTALVSSVLDNVTTVLLLTPMLLYITRLMDVNPIPFLLAEIFASNIGGTATLIGDPPNIMIGSAAGLSFTEFLLNMGPIAAIDLAIALGIIYLAYRNEMKTSKAKRERILSTIERLREDEAIRDYTLFKKSVTVIIGVVLLFFVHDRLEIPPAVVALTGASVLLMWSRMEPTEILEKIEWTAIFFFMGLFIIVGSLVETGVIDDVAQWLLGYVHTTGQALVMVTWFSAIASAIVDNIPLTAAMIPLIKSMGTSMDVYPLWWALSLGACLGGNGTAIGASANIVVLGIASREGVKITFMDFLKIGLVIMFTTVAAGMGLLWIRYIGV from the coding sequence ATGGAGCAGGTGATCATAGCGGTTGCAGTGTTCCTCTTTACATATGCGCTCATAATCAGCGAGAGAGTTCACAGAACTGTAGCGGCTCTCTTTGGGGCATCGATAGTACTTTTTCTGGGCATTGTCCCATGGGAGATGCTCCCGGAGTACCTTGACCTTGGAACGCTTCTCCTCCTCATAGGTATGATGATAATCGTCAACACTGCCAAGGCGAGCGGTCTCTTCGAGTTCATAGCGATAAAAACAGCCAAGTTTGCAAAAGGAAGTCCGATGAAAGTCCTGATCATGTTTTCATTTGTCACAGCTCTTGTAAGCTCTGTCCTCGATAACGTCACGACGGTTTTGCTGCTCACCCCGATGCTCCTCTACATAACACGCCTCATGGACGTTAACCCAATCCCGTTCCTCCTGGCGGAGATATTCGCCTCCAACATAGGCGGAACGGCGACTCTCATCGGAGACCCCCCGAACATAATGATAGGCTCTGCTGCGGGGCTGAGTTTTACCGAGTTCCTCCTGAACATGGGGCCAATAGCTGCCATCGATCTGGCCATCGCACTTGGAATAATCTACCTCGCCTACAGGAATGAGATGAAGACCAGCAAGGCGAAGAGGGAGAGGATTCTTTCCACCATTGAGAGGCTAAGGGAGGACGAGGCCATAAGGGACTACACCCTTTTCAAAAAGTCTGTAACCGTGATAATCGGCGTTGTCCTGCTCTTTTTCGTCCACGACAGGCTGGAGATACCGCCGGCCGTCGTCGCCCTTACCGGAGCCTCGGTTCTGCTCATGTGGAGCAGGATGGAGCCCACGGAGATACTCGAAAAGATCGAGTGGACGGCGATATTCTTCTTCATGGGGCTGTTCATAATAGTCGGCTCCCTCGTGGAAACCGGCGTTATCGATGATGTCGCCCAGTGGCTTTTAGGCTACGTTCACACAACCGGCCAGGCGCTCGTGATGGTGACCTGGTTCTCGGCGATAGCGTCGGCCATAGTGGACAACATTCCGCTAACGGCCGCCATGATACCGCTCATAAAGTCGATGGGAACCTCAATGGACGTGTATCCCCTTTGGTGGGCTTTAAGCTTGGGTGCGTGTCTCGGAGGCAATGGCACGGCCATAGGTGCCTCCGCCAACATAGTTGTCCTTGGTATAGCCTCCCGCGAGGGAGTGAAAATCACCTTCATGGACTTCCTGAAGATAGGCCTGGTCATAATGTTCACAACGGTTGCTGCTGGCATGGGCCTGCTCTGGATTAGGTACATAGGGGTGTGA
- a CDS encoding universal stress protein yields MDIFSKLIAKKFKNIAGDRYEEITKRYREFLLLPEEFVLPEINSILIPIDRFAHGIPSELYETLEAYAGASVTLVYVSESMAFRMIEQTLGKLEAEKLKIAERALGEKMLTEIASSLNDIGLRVSKRHIFGSKSDVVIKLAEEFDLLVISRGYGSEITKMSPLSPVVLKIVQHVVKPTIIY; encoded by the coding sequence ATGGACATCTTCAGCAAACTCATCGCGAAGAAGTTCAAGAACATCGCGGGCGACAGGTACGAAGAGATAACGAAGCGCTATCGGGAGTTCCTTCTCCTTCCTGAGGAGTTCGTTCTTCCAGAGATAAACTCGATTCTGATTCCCATTGACCGCTTTGCCCACGGGATTCCATCCGAGCTCTACGAAACGCTTGAGGCCTACGCCGGGGCGTCAGTTACACTTGTTTACGTCTCCGAGAGCATGGCATTCAGAATGATTGAGCAGACCCTCGGAAAGCTTGAGGCCGAAAAACTGAAGATCGCTGAAAGGGCGTTGGGGGAGAAGATGCTCACGGAAATAGCGTCTAGCCTGAATGATATCGGTCTGAGGGTAAGCAAGAGGCACATATTCGGGAGCAAGAGTGACGTCGTTATCAAACTCGCCGAAGAGTTTGACCTCCTCGTGATCTCACGGGGCTACGGCTCGGAGATAACCAAGATGTCCCCGCTCAGCCCGGTCGTCCTTAAGATAGTCCAGCACGTGGTTAAGCCAACGATAATTTATTAG